CAAATTCTGCTATTGCGACCGCTACAGCAACATCGAGTGCGGTAAACGGAACTTATACAATAAATGTGACTTCATTGGCTGAAGCGCCCACGTATGTTACAACTCCAACAGCTACTACCATAAATAATACTGGTGGAGATGTTATGCTAACTTTAAATGGGCAATCATTGGTAATAAAAAATAATGCAACCATAGGTGATGTTGTCACTGCAATAAACAATTTAACTTCCCAAACTAATGTAAGTGCTACTTATGACAGTACATTAAACAAATTGTTTTTAGTTTCTGGCAAAACAGGTTCTCAATCTACTATTACTCTGACGGCTAATGATACTAATGGGCAAACTGTTCTACAAAATTTAGGATTATCAACATCTGGCATAAATGTAATGGGAAGCGATGCATCCTTAAGTTTTAATGGTTTCTCAATTACAAGTGTTACAAATAACATAACGGTTGCAGGTTTAAATATTACCCTTACGGGTACAGGTACTACAACTCTAACTGTTTCAACGGATGTTGACAAAATATATAACTCTATAAAAAGCTTTGTTGATAGCTACAATGATATAATTACAAAGATTAATACAAAACTTACGGAAAAAAGATATTACGATTATCCACCTTTGACTTCTGAACAAAAGCAAGCTATGAAGGACAGTGATATAACTTTATGGGAACAAAAAGCCCGCTCTGGGGATTTGGCTAATGATGAAACTCTTATGAGAATATATTATTCTATGAGAAATGTCGTTTCTTCTACAGTTTCCGGTGTAGGCTCTTTAAGTTCAATTGGCATTACTACTGGTCAATGGTATGAGGGTGGGAAATTGTACATTGATGAGACTAAGCTTAGAAATGCCATTGCAACTAATCCACAGCAAGTTATGAGCATATTTACAGGTACTTCTACATCAGCAGGTATAGCCCAGCAATTGTATGATACCTTAAACAGTGGCATTGATGCCATAACTCAAAAAGCAGGTAGTACCACACAGCTTTATGATACAAGTTTTATAGGAAACAGAATAAGAGAAATAGATGATAGGATTGCTCAAATGCAAGATTATCTAAATAACCTTGAACAGAGATATTATGCACAATTTACACAGTTAGAGATGTATGTAAGCCAAATGAATTCACAAAGTGCGTGGTTAAGTCAACAAATAGGGGTTATGGGGAAATAGAAAGGGGTGCGGCGATGGTAAATCCATATCAGCAGTACAAAGAAAACGCGATTTTAACAGCAAGTCCTGAAGAACTGGTACTGATGCTTTACAATGGCATAATAAGGTTTATTGAAGAAGCAAAAGGTGCGATAGAGAAAAAAGATTATATGGCAGCAAATAATGGTATACAAAGGGCACAAGACATTATTGCAGAGCTTATGCTTACTTTAGATATGAGCTATGATATTTCGCAAAACTTGTACAGTTTATATGACTATATGCTAAGAAGATTAATTGATGCTAATGTAAAAAAAGACGTGACAATTTTAGAAGAGGTAAAAGGATTTGCAATAGAATTAAGAGATACTTGGAATCTAGCCCTTAATAAAGTTAGAGAGAAAGTCTATGCAAAGGGTTGATGAGATGCATAATAATGTAGAAAAGCTTACTCAAATTGTACAGGATAAAATTCAAAGATTGAAAGAACTTTATGAGGTTACTGAAAAAATAGGTATTGCCATAGCTTCTAACAATTTAGAAGAATTGAAAAATCTTCTTATTACAAAGCAAAAAATTATAGAAGAAATTGACAAATTAGATGCCGATTTTATACCT
This genomic window from Thermoanaerobacter uzonensis DSM 18761 contains:
- the fliS gene encoding flagellar export chaperone FliS, encoding MVNPYQQYKENAILTASPEELVLMLYNGIIRFIEEAKGAIEKKDYMAANNGIQRAQDIIAELMLTLDMSYDISQNLYSLYDYMLRRLIDANVKKDVTILEEVKGFAIELRDTWNLALNKVREKVYAKG
- the fliD gene encoding flagellar filament capping protein FliD; this encodes MDPITMNSYNVSNLLRISGLATGLDTDSMVQQLMKAASIPLDKLEQQKQWYQWQQEDLRDINSQLLSLRDNNVFALTLQGTFLAKIVTSNSAIATATATSSAVNGTYTINVTSLAEAPTYVTTPTATTINNTGGDVMLTLNGQSLVIKNNATIGDVVTAINNLTSQTNVSATYDSTLNKLFLVSGKTGSQSTITLTANDTNGQTVLQNLGLSTSGINVMGSDASLSFNGFSITSVTNNITVAGLNITLTGTGTTTLTVSTDVDKIYNSIKSFVDSYNDIITKINTKLTEKRYYDYPPLTSEQKQAMKDSDITLWEQKARSGDLANDETLMRIYYSMRNVVSSTVSGVGSLSSIGITTGQWYEGGKLYIDETKLRNAIATNPQQVMSIFTGTSTSAGIAQQLYDTLNSGIDAITQKAGSTTQLYDTSFIGNRIREIDDRIAQMQDYLNNLEQRYYAQFTQLEMYVSQMNSQSAWLSQQIGVMGK